A single genomic interval of Romboutsia ilealis harbors:
- the pgeF gene encoding peptidoglycan editing factor PgeF — MKNYITVQQINDNIDFVNLAITLSNVDSKSREDMKVVCKDGNFNIENLTSNIQIHSNIVNKIDKNNIGQKEEGDALITNLSNVPLLIFTADCVPIAIIDKKNKAIALAHAGWRGTYDVIAKKTIEKMIDNYNTNPEDLVCVIGPSIGPCCYEVSKDLVEKFNMNFTNSTEKFYTIEEGRYKLDLWKVNEYILRECGVKDENIINLKLCTSCNSDKFHSYRKHNQTLERIGTILQIK; from the coding sequence ATGAAAAATTATATAACAGTGCAACAAATTAATGATAATATAGATTTTGTTAACTTAGCTATAACGCTTAGTAATGTAGATTCAAAATCTAGAGAAGATATGAAAGTAGTTTGTAAAGACGGAAATTTTAATATAGAAAACCTAACTAGTAATATTCAGATACATTCAAATATAGTTAATAAAATAGATAAAAATAATATAGGACAAAAAGAGGAGGGAGATGCATTAATAACAAATTTATCTAATGTACCTTTATTAATATTTACAGCTGATTGTGTGCCGATAGCTATAATAGATAAAAAGAATAAAGCTATCGCCCTAGCTCATGCTGGATGGAGAGGGACTTATGATGTAATAGCTAAAAAAACTATAGAGAAAATGATAGATAATTATAATACGAATCCTGAAGATTTAGTATGTGTTATAGGTCCGTCTATAGGTCCTTGTTGTTATGAAGTATCTAAAGATTTAGTTGAAAAATTTAACATGAATTTTACAAATAGTACAGAAAAATTTTATACAATAGAAGAAGGTAGATATAAATTAGATTTATGGAAAGTTAATGAGTATATATTAAGGGAATGTGGAGTTAAGGATGAAAATATAATAAATCTAAAATTATGTACTAGTTGTAATAGTGATAAATTCCATTCTTATAGAAAACATAACCAAACTCTAGAAAGAATAGGTACTATACTGCAGATAAAATAA
- a CDS encoding cyclic lactone autoinducer peptide, which produces MNFLFNALSELISGVAKGASTYCALIFFEPEMPKSLREE; this is translated from the coding sequence ATGAATTTTCTATTTAACGCTTTATCAGAATTAATATCAGGTGTAGCTAAAGGAGCTTCAACTTATTGTGCACTTATATTTTTTGAACCAGAAATGCCAAAATCATTAAGAGAAGAATAG
- a CDS encoding bifunctional diguanylate cyclase/phosphohydrolase: MSSFEQKRNKQVFEIIVILKIIYIALSMIAISSAYNFKKEIINVVLVPIVFSIILVAVLAYFSWIVVYIRGRIDKCPKIADYIETTIMLCVFILTIMTTGLQDSGYKLLGIFIVLIGAIQFGRNYSLGIATISMIIILAIDFLSIGSNKQLLSGYFEKDLILFSALFVTAFILGMYVDIEREHSKELKNLANIDELTGLYNHRYFQEFLQKAINNADKEKQEVSLLFMDIDYFKNFNDVNGHQAGDLILKEIGQIMKSCIRSTDAVARYGGEEFAAILPNTTEHDAVKIGERIRASIQNTDFKGQENQPDKNITISIGISSYPKRAISKHQLINTADDALYRAKSFNRNRVELYRGILDDLYENMEIDKDVVKFIKAFMNMINKKDRYTYRHTESVVIYAKYFGEYLNLTKKEKISLQVSAYLHDIGKLEIPDDVLNKKEKLTEAERQMFIKHPQTGVDLIKSIKQLDEFQPIIKHHHERYDGKGYPSGLKATEIPYLSRMLTIADSFDAMTSNRPYNKVKTQEEGIKELRDNAGTQFDPDLVEKFIEMLDKYKDKF; this comes from the coding sequence ATGAGTAGTTTTGAACAGAAAAGAAATAAACAAGTATTTGAGATAATTGTAATATTAAAAATTATATATATAGCACTAAGTATGATAGCTATATCAAGTGCATATAATTTTAAGAAAGAAATTATAAATGTTGTATTAGTGCCTATTGTATTTAGTATAATATTAGTTGCTGTATTAGCTTATTTTTCTTGGATAGTGGTTTATATAAGAGGTAGAATAGACAAATGTCCTAAGATAGCTGATTATATAGAAACAACGATTATGTTATGTGTTTTTATCCTGACGATTATGACTACGGGATTACAAGATAGTGGATATAAATTACTTGGAATTTTTATAGTATTAATAGGTGCTATACAATTTGGTAGAAATTATAGTTTAGGAATAGCAACTATATCCATGATTATAATATTAGCTATTGACTTTTTATCAATAGGATCAAATAAACAACTCTTGAGTGGATATTTTGAAAAAGATTTAATCTTATTTAGTGCATTATTTGTAACTGCATTTATATTAGGTATGTATGTAGATATAGAAAGAGAGCATAGTAAAGAACTAAAAAATCTAGCCAATATAGATGAACTTACAGGATTATATAATCATAGATATTTTCAAGAGTTTTTACAAAAAGCTATTAATAACGCAGATAAAGAAAAACAAGAGGTATCATTGTTATTTATGGATATAGATTATTTTAAAAATTTTAATGACGTTAATGGTCATCAAGCTGGAGATTTAATTCTTAAAGAAATTGGTCAAATAATGAAAAGTTGTATTAGAAGCACTGATGCTGTAGCAAGATATGGCGGCGAAGAATTTGCAGCTATACTTCCAAATACTACAGAACATGATGCTGTAAAAATCGGTGAGAGAATTAGGGCATCTATACAAAATACTGATTTTAAAGGTCAAGAAAATCAGCCAGATAAAAATATAACTATATCTATAGGTATATCATCATACCCTAAAAGAGCTATAAGTAAACATCAGCTAATAAATACTGCAGATGATGCATTATATAGAGCAAAATCGTTTAATAGAAATAGAGTTGAATTATATCGTGGTATATTAGATGATTTATATGAAAACATGGAGATAGATAAGGATGTTGTTAAGTTCATAAAAGCTTTTATGAATATGATAAATAAAAAAGATAGATATACATATAGACACACAGAGAGCGTAGTTATATATGCTAAGTATTTTGGTGAATATTTAAATTTAACTAAAAAAGAAAAAATTAGCCTACAAGTATCAGCATATCTTCATGATATAGGAAAGTTAGAAATACCTGATGATGTCTTAAATAAAAAAGAAAAATTGACAGAAGCAGAGAGGCAGATGTTTATTAAGCATCCTCAAACAGGTGTTGATTTGATAAAAAGTATAAAACAACTTGATGAATTTCAACCAATAATAAAACACCATCATGAGAGGTACGATGGTAAAGGATATCCAAGTGGGTTAAAAGCAACAGAAATACCTTATTTATCTAGGATGCTTACAATAGCAGATAGCTTTGATGCTATGACTTCTAATAGACCTTACAATAAAGTAAAGACTCAAGAAGAAGGGATTAAAGAGTTAAGAGATAATGCAGGGACACAATTTGATCCAGATTTAGTTGAAAAATTTATTGAGATGCTTGATAAGTATAAAGATAAGTTTTAA
- a CDS encoding accessory gene regulator ArgB-like protein, whose amino-acid sequence MGVIDKISLNLSTRLGDRLDKDEEQKAVLNYGLFMIIHTFLGIILTILVGLITGMIIEMSLITITSALFKRYTGGVHASTPEICLIIGIILSLILSTVCRFISINIDINNIVLIGMTIIAFSYYMIYYKCPVPSKNKPLNNEKTRNKLRKKAFTLLNIYIILIIILYIIYYILKLNIVKSIIVSFILGIFLQMIVLTNIGTKFINLLDKVFVCFINKTLL is encoded by the coding sequence ATGGGGGTTATAGATAAAATTTCACTAAATTTATCTACGAGACTAGGGGATAGACTTGATAAAGATGAAGAACAAAAGGCTGTACTAAATTATGGATTATTTATGATTATTCATACCTTTCTAGGTATAATTCTTACTATATTAGTAGGATTAATAACTGGAATGATAATTGAAATGTCGTTAATAACTATTACTAGTGCATTATTTAAAAGATATACTGGTGGAGTTCATGCAAGTACGCCAGAAATATGTTTAATTATTGGAATTATATTATCATTAATATTATCAACAGTCTGTAGATTTATATCTATTAATATAGATATAAATAATATTGTTTTAATAGGAATGACAATTATAGCATTTTCTTATTATATGATATACTATAAATGTCCAGTTCCGTCTAAAAATAAGCCATTGAATAATGAAAAAACTAGAAATAAATTAAGAAAGAAAGCATTTACTTTACTTAATATATATATTATTTTGATTATAATATTATATATTATATATTATATTTTGAAGCTAAATATTGTAAAAAGTATTATAGTATCTTTTATACTAGGTATATTTTTACAAATGATAGTTTTAACAAATATAGGTACAAAATTTATCAATTTATTAGATAAAGTATTTGTTTGTTTTATAAATAAAACATTACTATGA
- the nrdR gene encoding transcriptional regulator NrdR, translated as MQCPYCNHKECKVMDSRHTDSKSIRRRRECEACKKRFTTYEKIETTPIMVIKKDNTREYFDGDKIKYGILKSCEKRPVSVEQIEEIVAFIENEINKYYISEIETEKIGEMVMDKLKDVDEVAYVRFASVYRQFKDINTFVTELKNILMERED; from the coding sequence ATGCAATGCCCTTATTGTAATCATAAAGAATGTAAGGTAATGGATTCTAGACATACGGATTCAAAATCTATAAGAAGAAGAAGAGAATGTGAGGCATGTAAGAAAAGATTTACAACTTATGAAAAAATAGAAACAACACCTATTATGGTAATAAAAAAAGATAATACGAGAGAATACTTTGATGGAGATAAGATAAAATATGGGATACTAAAATCTTGTGAAAAAAGACCTGTTTCAGTTGAACAAATTGAAGAAATAGTAGCGTTTATTGAAAATGAAATAAACAAGTATTATATTTCAGAAATAGAGACTGAAAAAATTGGAGAAATGGTAATGGATAAATTAAAAGATGTAGATGAAGTAGCATATGTAAGATTTGCATCTGTTTATAGACAATTTAAAGATATAAATACTTTTGTGACAGAATTAAAAAATATACTTATGGAAAGAGAAGACTAA
- a CDS encoding YIEGIA domain-containing protein: MNESLIADDLFRRAFIVALFIGVLCRGFVLRVTDKQYPSRPQDYLEQIIISGLSASLGAIAFPALIDKEFSALTFFAVAIQQFQGLSQEERITIENIDNTEVVPKGAAYIEEISSTYESRSYISLFSALVASIIYIYFARAYKFGFLPCTILAAIGGAIVGLIFKRFLRRSSIGDIADVVEAKINFDGPILKVNDVFIENIGLEDTRSKYLQEAIAIEIIPKNMKSYGIISDLGQRQAVLHNLFIHFGINKDIDEKDLLATTKVNLGKNTVVIPYLPLVKDMDELIKVVKSTPILEVSKGKQSAYSGEKL; the protein is encoded by the coding sequence ATGAATGAAAGTCTTATAGCAGATGATTTGTTTAGGCGCGCATTTATAGTAGCTTTATTTATAGGAGTACTATGTAGAGGTTTTGTACTAAGGGTAACAGATAAGCAGTATCCATCTAGACCTCAAGATTATTTAGAACAGATAATAATATCTGGATTATCAGCATCTTTGGGTGCAATTGCATTTCCAGCCCTTATAGATAAAGAATTTTCAGCATTAACATTTTTTGCCGTAGCAATACAACAATTTCAAGGTTTATCGCAAGAAGAAAGGATTACAATAGAAAATATTGATAATACAGAGGTAGTGCCTAAAGGTGCAGCATATATAGAAGAAATATCATCTACATATGAAAGTAGAAGTTATATAAGTCTATTTTCAGCATTAGTTGCTTCGATTATATATATATATTTTGCTAGAGCGTATAAATTTGGATTTTTACCATGTACCATTTTAGCAGCAATAGGTGGTGCTATAGTAGGACTTATTTTTAAAAGATTTTTAAGAAGAAGTAGTATAGGAGATATAGCCGATGTAGTTGAGGCTAAGATCAATTTTGATGGCCCGATACTTAAAGTTAATGACGTATTTATAGAAAATATAGGTTTAGAGGATACTAGAAGTAAATATTTACAAGAAGCTATTGCAATAGAGATTATACCTAAAAATATGAAGTCCTATGGAATTATTAGTGACTTAGGTCAGAGACAAGCAGTGCTTCATAATTTATTTATTCATTTTGGGATAAATAAAGATATAGATGAAAAAGATTTATTAGCAACAACGAAAGTCAACTTAGGTAAAAATACAGTAGTTATTCCTTATTTACCACTTGTTAAAGATATGGATGAATTAATAAAGGTAGTGAAAAGTACACCGATATTAGAAGTATCAAAGGGAAAACAAAGTGCATATAGTGGTGAAAAATTATAA
- a CDS encoding winged helix-turn-helix domain-containing protein: MKPKILIIDDEIHIVELIKFNLETSGYEVDIAYDGLDGYLKIKENIPHLVLLDWMLPNISGIDMLKKIRSEKSLSDIPVIMLTAKNMESDKIEGLELGADDYITKPFSIKELLARVSSVLRRYNINKENIDNILTVGNLNVNLLKHEVFKGNEKVDLTLKEFELLKLLLENKGKVLSRNYLLDKIWGYDYYGETRTVDVHIRYLRKKIEGDDSSEKYIQTIRGVGYKID; the protein is encoded by the coding sequence ATGAAGCCTAAAATCCTTATTATAGATGACGAAATTCATATAGTAGAACTTATTAAATTTAATTTAGAAACATCAGGATATGAAGTAGATATTGCGTATGATGGACTAGATGGATATCTTAAAATAAAAGAGAATATACCACATTTGGTTCTTCTAGATTGGATGTTACCGAATATAAGTGGTATAGATATGCTAAAGAAGATAAGAAGCGAAAAATCTTTATCTGATATACCAGTTATAATGCTGACTGCTAAGAATATGGAAAGTGACAAAATAGAAGGATTAGAATTAGGTGCAGATGATTATATAACAAAGCCATTTAGTATAAAAGAACTATTAGCTAGAGTAAGTTCTGTACTTAGACGATATAATATAAATAAAGAAAATATTGACAATATTTTAACTGTAGGGAATTTAAATGTAAATCTTCTTAAACATGAGGTTTTTAAAGGAAATGAAAAAGTTGATTTAACTCTTAAAGAATTTGAACTTTTAAAGCTTTTGCTTGAAAATAAAGGCAAAGTACTTTCAAGAAATTATCTTTTAGATAAAATATGGGGGTATGACTATTATGGTGAAACTAGAACCGTAGATGTTCATATTAGATATTTAAGAAAGAAAATAGAAGGAGACGATTCATCAGAAAAATATATACAAACTATAAGAGGAGTAGGATATAAGATAGATTAA
- the sigG gene encoding RNA polymerase sporulation sigma factor SigG, with amino-acid sequence MQINKVEICGVNTSELPVLKNNQMMELLLKIKAGDEEARQEFVRGNLRLVLSVIQKFNNRGENIDDLFQIGCIGLIKAIDNFDLSQNVRFSTYAVPMIIGEIRRYLRDNNPIRVSRSLKDIAYKALQVRERLVRNNAKEPTVSEIAKELELEVEDVVMALDAIQDPISLFDPVYQDNGDAIFVMDQVQDKKDTDENWLQEIALKEAIKKLNSREKLVLDLRFYKGRTQIEVADEIGISQAQVSRIEKNALKNMKKYI; translated from the coding sequence ATGCAAATAAATAAAGTTGAAATCTGTGGTGTAAATACATCTGAACTTCCAGTTCTTAAAAATAATCAAATGATGGAACTTCTTTTGAAAATAAAAGCGGGAGATGAAGAAGCAAGACAAGAGTTTGTTAGAGGTAATTTAAGATTAGTTTTAAGTGTTATACAGAAATTCAATAACAGAGGAGAAAACATAGATGACTTATTTCAAATAGGATGCATAGGACTTATTAAAGCAATAGATAACTTTGATCTAAGTCAAAATGTAAGATTTTCAACTTATGCAGTACCTATGATAATAGGAGAAATAAGAAGATACTTAAGAGATAATAATCCTATAAGAGTAAGTAGGTCATTAAAAGATATTGCATATAAGGCATTGCAAGTTAGAGAAAGATTAGTAAGAAATAATGCTAAAGAACCTACAGTATCGGAGATAGCAAAAGAGTTAGAATTAGAAGTAGAGGATGTAGTTATGGCTCTAGATGCAATACAAGATCCAATATCTTTATTTGATCCAGTGTATCAAGATAATGGAGATGCAATATTTGTAATGGACCAAGTACAAGACAAGAAGGATACAGATGAAAATTGGTTACAGGAAATAGCATTGAAAGAAGCTATTAAAAAATTAAATAGTAGAGAAAAATTAGTATTGGATTTAAGATTTTACAAAGGAAGAACTCAAATTGAGGTAGCAGATGAAATAGGTATATCGCAAGCACAAGTATCAAGAATAGAAAAAAATGCACTTAAAAATATGAAAAAATATATATAA
- a CDS encoding HAMP domain-containing sensor histidine kinase, whose protein sequence is MDNIVLVFITLISSTVSIICIRYNIRLRNYLKAFIKTSKNISNREFHSRLNIDVRGELGELSKNFNDMIDIMNSKIEEVEYNHLQMTSILKSISHGILAVDIDGNIMLINDEAKSILKCNEDKIIEGKNINIIIQESSLLKEIALFKGSKESKYVEITTDDEIVYSINLDPIYLQDMNNVIIGSIINIKDITEKVKLENMRTDFVANVSHELKTPLTSISGFVETLKLNENIDVATRNRFLGIIESESDRLKRLIDDILLLSFIEKNETKSLELVNIYEIFMEVYEMTDYFAKSKNINVSYKFSDQSISILSNRDYIKQIFLNLIDNAIKYTPENNNVYVEVYYDKNNLVIKVGDNGIGIPKEDINRIFERFYRVDKARSRDVGGTGLGLAIIKHIVKSLDGTINVKSELGQGSEFIITIPKKFP, encoded by the coding sequence ATGGATAATATTGTATTAGTTTTTATAACGCTAATATCATCTACAGTATCAATAATATGTATTAGATACAATATAAGGCTTAGAAATTATTTAAAAGCATTTATAAAAACATCTAAGAATATAAGCAATAGAGAATTTCATTCTCGTCTAAATATAGATGTAAGAGGTGAACTTGGAGAATTAAGCAAAAACTTTAATGACATGATAGATATAATGAATAGTAAAATTGAAGAAGTAGAATATAATCACCTTCAAATGACATCGATATTAAAAAGTATATCTCATGGAATTTTAGCCGTTGATATTGATGGTAATATAATGCTTATAAATGATGAAGCTAAAAGTATATTAAAGTGCAATGAAGATAAAATTATAGAGGGAAAAAATATAAATATTATAATACAGGAATCAAGTTTACTAAAAGAAATTGCTTTATTTAAGGGATCTAAAGAAAGTAAATATGTAGAAATTACAACTGATGATGAAATAGTATATAGTATAAATTTAGACCCAATATATCTACAAGATATGAATAACGTAATAATTGGTTCAATTATAAATATTAAAGATATAACTGAAAAAGTTAAATTAGAAAATATGAGAACTGATTTTGTTGCTAATGTAAGTCATGAATTAAAAACACCTCTTACATCTATAAGTGGATTTGTAGAAACTTTGAAGTTAAATGAAAATATAGATGTAGCAACTAGAAATAGGTTTCTAGGAATAATTGAAAGTGAATCGGATAGGTTAAAAAGGCTTATAGATGATATATTATTATTATCATTTATAGAGAAGAATGAAACTAAATCGTTAGAATTAGTGAATATATATGAAATTTTTATGGAAGTATACGAAATGACAGATTATTTCGCTAAATCTAAAAATATAAATGTAAGCTATAAATTTAGTGATCAAAGTATATCAATACTATCCAATCGAGATTATATAAAGCAAATATTTTTAAATTTAATTGATAATGCCATTAAATATACACCAGAGAATAACAATGTATATGTAGAGGTTTATTATGATAAAAATAATTTAGTAATAAAAGTAGGCGATAATGGAATAGGTATACCTAAAGAGGATATAAATAGAATATTTGAAAGATTTTATAGAGTAGATAAAGCTAGAAGTAGAGATGTAGGTGGTACTGGTTTAGGCTTAGCTATAATAAAGCATATAGTAAAGAGTTTAGATGGAACTATAAATGTAAAAAGTGAATTAGGACAAGGTAGTGAATTTATTATTACTATTCCAAAAAAATTTCCTTAA
- a CDS encoding YlmC/YmxH family sporulation protein, whose amino-acid sequence MIRVSDIMEKEIINVKNGKRMGFITDIDMDVNEGKVISFSISGDSGRGFFSRGYEEEAISWNDILKIGCDTIIVNIGSEFNLDEFNI is encoded by the coding sequence ATGATAAGAGTATCTGATATAATGGAAAAGGAAATAATTAATGTAAAAAATGGAAAAAGAATGGGGTTTATAACTGATATAGATATGGATGTTAATGAAGGCAAGGTAATATCATTTTCTATATCTGGAGATAGTGGACGAGGTTTTTTTTCTAGAGGATATGAAGAAGAAGCAATATCTTGGAATGATATACTAAAGATAGGATGTGATACTATAATAGTAAATATAGGATCAGAATTTAATTTAGACGAATTTAATATATAG
- the ftsZ gene encoding cell division protein FtsZ: protein MLNFDVEIDGLAQIKVIGAGGGGNNAVNRMVEAQLQGVEFIAVNTDKQALHTSKAEHKIQIGEKLTRGLGAGANPEVGKKAAEESKDEIIKVLEGADMVFVTAGMGGGTGTGAAPVIAQLAKEMGILTVGVVTKPFVFEGKVRMKNAENGIAELKSKVDTLITIPNDRLLQIVQKNTSMLDAFSMADDVLKQGIQSISDLIAVPGLINLDFADVTSVMKEQGLAHMGIGKATGENRSIEAAREAIQSPLLETSIRGAKGVLLNITGGANLGLLEINEASTLVQESCDPEANIIFGASIREDLGEEIRITVIATGFDEAKHMESEVIEKVKTTPRPTLNTAPIATKPIEVEVKEEVAVTKEEPRRSSILDDDMEIPTFLRRRR from the coding sequence ATGCTAAACTTTGACGTAGAAATAGATGGTCTTGCGCAAATTAAAGTAATCGGCGCAGGTGGCGGTGGAAATAACGCAGTTAATAGAATGGTAGAAGCTCAACTTCAAGGTGTCGAGTTTATCGCAGTTAATACAGATAAGCAAGCTTTACATACATCAAAAGCTGAACACAAAATCCAAATAGGTGAAAAGCTTACTAGAGGATTAGGAGCAGGAGCAAATCCTGAAGTTGGAAAGAAAGCAGCAGAAGAAAGTAAAGATGAAATAATAAAAGTACTTGAAGGTGCTGATATGGTATTTGTTACAGCTGGTATGGGTGGAGGAACAGGTACTGGTGCAGCGCCTGTTATAGCTCAATTAGCAAAGGAAATGGGAATTCTTACAGTAGGAGTTGTTACTAAGCCATTTGTATTTGAAGGTAAAGTAAGAATGAAAAATGCTGAAAATGGAATAGCAGAATTAAAATCTAAAGTAGATACATTAATAACTATACCTAACGATAGATTATTACAAATAGTTCAAAAGAATACTTCTATGTTAGATGCATTCTCTATGGCAGATGACGTATTAAAGCAAGGTATACAATCAATATCTGATCTTATAGCAGTACCAGGTCTTATAAACCTAGACTTTGCAGATGTTACTTCTGTAATGAAAGAACAAGGGCTAGCTCATATGGGTATAGGTAAAGCTACTGGAGAAAATAGATCTATAGAAGCAGCTAGAGAAGCAATACAATCTCCACTTTTAGAAACATCTATAAGAGGAGCTAAAGGTGTATTACTTAATATAACAGGTGGAGCTAACTTAGGTCTTCTTGAAATAAATGAAGCATCAACTTTAGTTCAAGAATCTTGTGACCCAGAAGCAAATATAATATTTGGTGCTTCTATAAGAGAAGATTTAGGCGAAGAAATAAGAATAACAGTAATAGCTACAGGATTTGATGAAGCAAAACATATGGAATCAGAAGTGATAGAAAAGGTTAAAACTACGCCTAGACCAACATTAAATACAGCTCCGATAGCTACTAAGCCTATCGAAGTTGAAGTAAAGGAAGAGGTTGCTGTTACTAAAGAAGAACCAAGAAGAAGTTCTATATTAGATGATGATATGGAAATACCAACTTTCTTAAGAAGAAGAAGATAG
- a CDS encoding sigma-E processing peptidase SpoIIGA, which yields MYIEYYIIENLLINYIIISCTSILIKKYSSKKKRWLGSFMGTIYSVVYLYPRLEILFTLPFKLLIMTFITLISFTYRDKKEFIRISVVFYLVNVFICGSTYFIIYFTGIEHMKVSFLIVCAYISCELLKYIYRDIKTLKYIKDIKKTIDINLLGKHCTCEALIDSGNLLKDPLGNNEVIIVKSRTLKGIISDELVEYDYENMDISKVQNIISSSDRGLISRVKLIPYKHAGGNNSSIILGIKVDYVEIDKNKISNVVIGLSNFDDSEYDAILNPSILQEV from the coding sequence ATGTATATAGAATATTACATTATAGAAAACCTATTAATAAATTATATTATTATAAGTTGTACTTCTATTCTTATAAAAAAGTATAGTAGCAAAAAAAAAAGATGGCTAGGTTCTTTTATGGGCACTATATACTCAGTTGTATATCTATATCCTAGATTAGAAATATTATTCACATTGCCATTTAAGTTATTAATTATGACTTTTATAACATTAATATCATTTACCTATAGAGATAAAAAAGAATTTATAAGAATATCTGTAGTGTTTTATTTAGTAAATGTTTTTATATGTGGAAGTACTTATTTTATAATTTATTTCACAGGTATAGAACATATGAAAGTATCATTCTTAATAGTATGTGCGTATATAAGTTGCGAATTGCTTAAATACATATACAGAGATATAAAAACTCTTAAATATATTAAGGATATAAAAAAGACAATAGATATAAATTTACTTGGTAAACATTGTACATGTGAGGCTTTAATAGATAGTGGAAATTTATTGAAAGACCCTCTAGGTAATAATGAGGTTATAATAGTTAAATCAAGGACATTAAAAGGAATTATAAGTGATGAGTTAGTAGAATATGATTATGAGAATATGGATATATCCAAAGTGCAAAATATTATAAGTTCTTCAGATAGAGGGTTAATCTCAAGAGTCAAACTTATTCCATATAAGCATGCAGGAGGTAATAATAGTTCAATAATTTTAGGGATTAAAGTTGATTATGTTGAAATTGATAAAAATAAGATAAGTAATGTTGTTATTGGACTATCTAACTTTGATGATTCTGAATATGATGCTATTTTAAATCCAAGTATATTACAAGAGGTTTAG
- the sigE gene encoding RNA polymerase sporulation sigma factor SigE: MKLLISKVLSKIVLILIKLNIIKPKSIFYMGGVNILPPPLNPEEEMELLQRLETDDSIKQILIERNLRLVVYISRKFENTGIDIEDLISIGTIGLIKAVNTFKLNKNIKLATYASRCIENEILMYLRKNNKKKIEVSFDEPLNIDVDGNELLLSDVLGTENDEIYKIIEEEIDKDLLVMALDRLSDREKQIMELRFGLTTRGEERTQKEVATMLGISQSYISRLEKKIISRLKKEMKKFV, from the coding sequence GTGAAGTTATTAATATCAAAGGTGTTAAGTAAAATAGTATTAATACTAATTAAGCTTAATATTATAAAACCAAAAAGTATTTTTTATATGGGAGGGGTAAATATACTACCTCCGCCATTAAATCCAGAAGAAGAAATGGAATTATTACAGCGATTAGAAACTGATGATAGTATAAAACAAATTTTAATAGAAAGAAATCTAAGATTAGTTGTATATATATCTAGAAAATTTGAAAATACTGGAATAGATATAGAAGATTTAATATCTATAGGGACAATAGGGCTTATAAAAGCAGTAAATACTTTTAAATTAAATAAGAATATAAAATTGGCAACATATGCATCTAGATGTATAGAAAATGAAATTCTTATGTACCTTAGAAAAAATAATAAGAAAAAAATTGAAGTTTCGTTTGATGAACCATTAAATATAGATGTAGATGGTAATGAATTATTATTATCAGATGTATTAGGAACTGAAAATGATGAAATATACAAAATTATAGAGGAAGAGATAGACAAAGATTTATTAGTTATGGCACTAGATAGATTATCAGATAGGGAAAAGCAAATAATGGAATTAAGATTTGGATTAACTACAAGAGGTGAAGAAAGAACGCAAAAGGAAGTTGCTACAATGCTTGGAATATCTCAATCTTATATATCAAGGTTAGAAAAGAAAATAATATCTAGATTAAAAAAAGAAATGAAAAAATTTGTGTAG